The following are encoded in a window of Sebastes umbrosus isolate fSebUmb1 chromosome 7, fSebUmb1.pri, whole genome shotgun sequence genomic DNA:
- the LOC119491580 gene encoding extracellular calcium-sensing receptor-like, giving the protein MPEPPRCTGSINSRELRFSRAMVFAIEEINNSTELLPGIKLGYQIYDSCASVPVAMHVAFQLSSGLDPVFYTADNCSQSGMVMAIVGESGSTPSISMSRIIGPFNIPQVSHFATCACLSDKQQYPSFFRTIPSDQFQADALAKLVKLFGWTWIGAVRSDSDYGNNGMASFLDAVHKEGICVEYSESFYRTNPRSRIQRVADVIRRSTAMVVVAFISAGDMRILLEELSLEPSPPRQWIGTESWVTHPDMLRFKFCAGAIGFGIGQSIIPGLRDFLLDLSPPKVAASPVFTEFWEDIFNCRLGKSAATDKRVCDGTEDIEMIQSPYTDTSQFRITNLVYKAVYAIAHAIHNAVCQDINSITQCDKLARIESKKVLTQLKKVHFSQNGYDVSFDANGDPVATYELVNWQKSESGSIELVTVGHYDASLPVGKEFRINRNLTWVEGGTQVPVSVCTDSCPPGTRKVLQKGKPICCYDCILCPEGEISNATDSPDCFPCPKEFWPNAERDTCLPKPVEFLSFNEVLGIILAAFSVGGACLAVITAAVFYRHRTSPIVRANNSELSFLLLFSLTLCFLCSLTFIGAPSEWSCMLRHTAFGITFVLCMSCVLGKTIVVLMAFRATLPGSNVMKWFGPPQQRLTVVSFTFIQVLICTIWLVLSPPFPMKNLTTYKERIILECALGSAIGFWAVLGYIGLLAVFCFVLAVLARKLPDNFNEAKLITFSMLIFCAVWITFIPAYISSPGKFTVAVEIFAILASSFGLILCIFAPKCFIILFKPEKNTKKHLMNKSQSYNI; this is encoded by the exons ATGCCTGAGCCACCAAGGTGCACAGGGAG CATAAACTCCCGTGAACTGCGCTTCTCACGTGCAATGGTCTTCGCCATCGAGGAGATTAATAACAGCACCGAGCTGCTGCCAGGCATCAAGCTCGGTTATCAGATCTACGACTCGTGCGCCTCGGTGCCCGTGGCGATGCACGTGGCATTCCAGCTATCAAGCGGCCTGGACCCGGTGTTTTACACCGCAGACAACTGCTCGCAATCTGGTATGGTGATGGCTATCGTTGGTGAGTCTGGGTCCACACCATCCATCAGCATGTCACGCATCATCGGGCCCTTTAACATCCCTCAA GTGAGCCACTTTGCCACTTGTGCATGCCTGTCTGATAAGCAGCAGTACCCAAGTTTCTTCAGAACAATCCCCAGTGACCAGTTCCAGGCTGACGCACTGGCCAAGCTGGTAAAACTCTTTGGCTGGACTTGGATAGGTGCTGTCCGGTCAGATTCGGACTATGGCAACAATGGCATGGCATCTTTCCTGGACGCAGTGCACAAAGAGGGGATCTGTGTGGAATACTCTGAATCTTTCTATCGGACCAATCCACGTAGCAGGATCCAGAGGGTAGCTGACGTTATTCGCAG GTCGACAGCTATGGTCGTTGTGGCATTTATATCCGCTGGAGACATGAGGATTTTGCTGGAGGAGCTGTCGCTCGAGCCTTCTCCACCTCGCCAGTGGATAGGCACTGAGTCCTGGGTAACCCACCCAGACATGCTGAGGTTCAAGTTCTGTGCTGGAGCCATTGGATTTGGCATTGGACAATCTATCATCCCAGGTCTGAGAGACTTCCTGCTGGATCTCTCTCCCCCTAAAGTGGCTGCCTCTCCGGTGTTTACTGAGTTCTGGGAGGATATATTCAACTGCAGACTGGGGAAAA gcGCAGCCACAGACAAGAGAGTGTGTGATGGAACTGAAGACATAGAGATGATTCAGAGCCCGTACACTGACACATCTCAGTTCCGAATCACTAACTTGGTGTACAAGGCTGTTTATGCAATAGCACATGCCATTCATAATGCAGTGTGTCAGGACATAAATTCTATAACTCAGTGTGACAAACTCGCCAGGATAGAGTCCAAAAAG GTTCTTACTCAGCTGAAGAAAGTGCATTTTTCCCAAAATGGGTATGATGTGTCATTTGATGCCAACGGGGATCCTGTGGCCACATACGAGCTGGTTAACTGGCAAAAAAGTGAGAGTGGCAGCATTGAGTTGGTGACAGTAGGGCACTACGATGCATCACTGCCGGTGGGCAAGGAGTTCCGTATCAACAGGAACCTCACCTGGGTGGAGGGTGGCACACAA GTGCCTGTGTCAGTGTGCACTGACAGCTGTCCTCCAGGAACTCGTAAAGTGTTGCAGAAAGGAAAACCCATCTGCTGTTATGATTGTATATTGTGCCCTGAGGGAGAGATTAGCAATGCtacag attcccCTGATTGTTTCCCTTGCCCCAAGGAGTTCTGGCCTAATGCAGAGAGAGACACTTGTCTCCCCAAACCTGTAGAGTTTCTTTCCTTCAACGAGGTCCTAGGAATAATCCTGGCCGCATTCTCAGTTGGTGGCGCCTGTCTTGCCGTTATAACAGCGGCTGTGTTCTATCGTCACAGGACATCCCCGATTGTCAGGGCCAACAACTCTGAGCTGAGCTTCCTGCTTCTCTTCTCCCTGACTCTTTGTTTCTTATGTTCATTAACTTTCATTGGAGCACCCTCTGAGTGGTCCTGCATGCTGCGCCACACAGCGTTCGGGATCACCTTTGTCCTCTGTATGTCTTGTGTTCTCGGAAAAACAATAGTAGTGTTAATGGCCTTCAGAGCTACACTCCCAGGTAGTAATGTCATGAAATGGTTTGGTCCTCCACAGCAAAGATTGACTGTAGTGTCTTTCACGTTCATTCAAGTTTTAATATGTACTATTTGGTTGGTTCTTAGTCCTCCTTTTCCAATGAAAAACCTAACCACATACAAGGAGAGAATCATCCTGGAGTGTGCATTAGGCTCAGCTATTGGGTTCTGGGCTGTGCTCGGGTACATCGGCCTACTGGCTGTGTTTTGCTTTGTGTTAGCTGTCCTAGCCCGGAAACTACCTGACAATTTTAATGAAGCCAAGCTGATCACCTTCAGCATGCTGATATTCTGTGCAGTTTGGATCACCTTTATCCCAGCGTATATCAGTTCTCCTGGGAAGTTCACTGTGGCTGTGGAGATATTTGCCATTCTGGCCTCAAGTTTTGGACTAATACTGTGTATATTTGCTCCAAAGtgtttcatcattttgtttAAGCCAGAGAAAAACACCAAGAAACATTTAATGAACAAAAGTCAATCCTATAACATCTGA
- the LOC119491581 gene encoding extracellular calcium-sensing receptor-like → MDGDYIIGGVLSIHHYMHTVKHNYTTMPEPPRCTGSVDGRDLRFSRAMIFAIEEINNSTELLPGIKLGYQIYDSCASVPVAVHVAFQLSSGLDPVFYTGDNCSQSGMVMAIVGDSESTPSISMSRIIGPFNIPQVSHFATCACLSDKQQYPSFFRTIPSDQFQADALAKLVKHFGWTWIGAVRSDTDYGNNGMASFLDAAHKEGICVEYSESFYRTHPRNKIQRVADVIRRSTAMVIVAFISAGDLMILLEELSLEASPPRQWIGSESWVTDPDMLRFKFLAGAVGFGTEQSVIPGLRDFLLDLSPPKVAASPVLTEFWEDTFNCRLGTSAATDKSVCDGTEDIEMIQSPYTDTSQLRITNMVYKAVYAIAHAIHNALCQETNSITQCDKFARIEPKKVLTQLKKVNFSQNGYDVSFDANGDPVARYELVNWQKSESGSIEFVTVGHYDASLPVGQEFRINRNLTWVKGDTQVPVSVCTDSCPPGTRKVLQKGKPICCYDCILCPEGEISNATDSPDCFPCPKEFWTNAERDTCLPKPVEFLSFNEVLGIILAAFSVGGACLAIITAAVFYHHRTSPIVRANNSELSFLLLFSLTLCFLCSLTFIGAPSEWSCMLRHTAFGITFVLCMSCVLGKTIVVLMAFKATLGSNVMKWFGPPQQRMTVVSFTFIQVLICTIWLVVSPPFPKKNLTTYKERIILECALGSAIWFWAVLGYIGLLAVFCFVLAVLARKLPDNFNEAKLITFSMLIFCAVWITFIPAYVSSPGKFTVAVEIFAILASSFGLILCIFAPKCFIILFKPEKNTKKHLMNKNEF, encoded by the exons ATGGATGGTGACTACATTATTGGTGGTGTTTTGTCCATACACCACTACATGCACACAGTGAAGCATAACTACACCACCATGCCTGAGCCACCAAGGTGCACAGGGAG CGTCGACGGCCGTGACCTGCGCTTCTCGCGCGCAATGATCTTCGCCATCGAGGAGATTAACAACAGCACCGAGCTGCTGCCGGGCATCAAGCTCGGTTATCAGATCTACGACTCGTGCGCCTCGGTGCCCGTGGCGGTGCACGTGGCATTCCAGCTATCGAGCGGCCTGGACCCAGTGTTTTACACCGGAGACAACTGCTCGCAATCTGGTATGGTGATGGCTATAGTTGGTGACTCTGAGTCCACACCATCCATCAGCATGTCGCGCATCATCGGGCCCTTTAACATCCCTCAA GTGAGCCACTTTGCCACTTGTGCATGCCTGTCCGATAAGCAGCAGTACCCGAGTTTCTTCAGAACAATCCCCAGTGACCAGTTCCAGGCTGACGCTTTGGCCAAGCTGGTAAAACACTTTGGCTGGACTTGGATAGGTGCTGTCCGGTCGGATACGGACTATGGCAACAATGGCATGGCGTCTTTCCTGGACGCAGCGCACAAAGAGGGTATCTGTGTGGAGTACTCTGAATCTTTCTATCGGACCCACCCACGTAACAAGATCCAGAGGGTAGCTGACGTTATCCGCAG GTCAACAGCTATGGTCATTGTGGCATTTATATCCGCTGGAGACCTGATGATTCTGCTGGAGGAGCTGTCGCTCGAGGCTTCTCCACCTCGCCAGTGGATAGGTAGTGAGTCCTGGGTAACCGACCCAGACATGCTGAGGTTCAAGTTCCTAGCCGGAGCCGTTGGATTTGGTACTGAGCAATCTGTCATTCCAGGTCTGAGAGACTTCCTACTGGATCTCTCTCCCCCTAAAGTGGCTGCCTCTCCGGTGCTTACTGAGTTCTGGGAGGATACATTCAACTGCAGGCTGGGAACAA gcGCAGCCAcagacaagagtgtgtgtgatggaacTGAAGACATAGAGATGATCCAGAGCCCGTACACTGACACATCTCAGCTCAGAATCACTAACATGGTGTACAAGGCTGTGTATGCAATAGCACATGCCATTCATAATGCATTATGTCAGGAAACAAATTCTATAACTCAGTGTGACAAATTTGCTAGGATAGAGCCCAAAAAG GTTCTGACGCAGCTGAAGAAAGTCAATTTTTCCCAAAACGGTTATGATGTGTCATTTGATGCCAACGGGGATCCTGTGGCCAGATACGAGCTGGTTAACTGGCAAAAAAGTGAGAGTGGCAGCATTGAGTTCGTGACAGTAGGGCACTACGATGCATCACTTCCGGTGGGCCAGGAGTTCCGTATAAATAGGAACCTCACCTGGGTGAAGGGTGACACACAA GTGCCTGTGTCAGTGTGTACTGACAGCTGTCCTCCAGGAACTCGTAAAGTGCTGCAGAAAGGAAAACCCATCTGCTGTTATGATTGTATATTGTGCCCTGAGGGAGAGATTAGCAATGCTACag attcccCTGATTGTTTCCCTTGCCCCAAGGAGTTCTGGACTaatgcagagagagacacatgtCTCCCCAAGCCTGTAGAGTTTCTTTCCTTCAACGAGGTCCTAGGAATCATCTTGGCTGCATTCTCAGTCGGTGGCGCCTGTCTTGCCATTATAACAGCGGCTGTGTTTTATCATCACAGGACATCCCCGATTGTCAGGGCCAACAACTCTGAGCTGAGCTTCTTGCTGCTCTTCTCCCTGACTCTATGTTTCTTATGTTCATTAACTTTCATTGGAGCACCCTCTGAGTGGTCCTGCATGCTGCGCCACACAGCGTTCGGGATCACCTTCGTCCTCTGTATGTCTTGTGTTCTTGGAAAAACAATAGTAGTGTTAATGGCCTTCAAAGCTACACTAGGTAGTAATGTCATGAAATGGTTTGGTCCTCCGCAGCAAAGAATGACTGTAGTGTCTTTCACGTTCATTCAAGTTTTAATATGTACTATTTGGTTGGTTGTTAGTCCTCCTTTTCCAAAGAAAAACCTAACCACATACAAGGAGAGAATCATACTGGAGTGTGCATTAGGCTCAGCTATCTGGTTCTGGGCTGTGCTCGGGTACATCGGCCTACTAGCTGTCTTTTGCTTTGTGTTAGCTGTCCTAGCCCGGAAACTACCTGACAATTTTAATGAAGCCAAGCTGATCACATTCAGCATGCTGATATTCTGTGCAGTCTGGATCACCTTCATCCCAGCATATGTCAGCTCTCCTGGGAAGTTCACTGTGGCTGTGGAGATATTTGCCATTTTGGCCTCCAGTTTTGGACTAATACTGTGTATATTTGCTCCAAAGtgtttcatcattttgtttAAGCCAGAGAAGAACACCAAGAAACATTTAATGAACAAAAATGAATTCTAA
- the LOC119491635 gene encoding extracellular calcium-sensing receptor-like, giving the protein MDGDYVIGGVLSIHHYMHTVKHNYTTMPEPLRCKGSIDSRELRFSRAMVFAIDEINNSTEMLPGIKLGYQIYDSCASVPVAVHVAFQLSSGLDPVFYTGDNCSQSGMVMAIVGESGSTPSISMSRIIGPFNIPQVSHFATCACLSDKQQYPSFFRTIPSDQFQADALAKLVKHFGWTWIGAVRSDSDYGNNGMASFLDAAHKEGICVEYSESFYRTHPRNKIQRVADVIRRSTAMVIVAFTTSGDLMILLEELSLEPSPPRQWIGTESWVTDPDMLRFKFCAGAVGFGTEQSVIPGLRDFLLDLSPPKVAASPVLTEFWEDTFNCRLGTSTATDKSVCDGTEDIETIQSPYTDTSQLRITNMVYKAVYAIAHAIHNAVCQETNSITQCDKFARIESKKVLTQLKKVSFSQNGYDVSFDANGDPVATYELVNWQKSESGSIEMVTVGHYNASLPVGQEFRINRNLTWVEDGTQVPVSVCTDSCPPGTRKVLRKGKPICCYDCILCPEGEISNATDSPDCFPCPKEFWPNAERDTCLPKPVEFLSFNEVLGIILAAFSVGGACLAIITAAVFYHHRKSPIVRANNSELSFLLLFSLTLCFLCSLTFIGAPSEWSCMLRHTAFGITFVLCMSCVLGKTIVVLMAFKATLPGSNVMKWFGPPQQRMTVVSFTFIQVLICTIWLVLSPPFPMKNLTTYKERIILECALGSAIGFWAVLGYIGLLAVFCFVLAVLARKLPDNFNEAKLITFSMLIFCAVWITFIPAYVSSPGKFTVAVEIFAILASSFGLILCIFAPKCFIILFKPEKNTKKHLMNKNVC; this is encoded by the exons ATGGATGGTGACTACGTTATTGGTGGTGTTTTGTCCATACACCACTACATGCACACAGTGAAGCATAACTACACCACCATGCCTGAGCCACTAAGGTGCAAAGGGAG CATTGACTCCCGTGAACTGCGCTTCTCACGTGCAATGGTCTTCGCCATCGATGAGATTAACAACAGCACCGAGATGCTGCCGGGCATCAAGCTCGGTTATCAGATCTACGACTCGTGCGCCTCGGTGCCCGTGGCGGTGCACGTGGCATTCCAGCTATCAAGCGGCCTGGACCCGGTGTTTTACACCGGAGACAACTGCTCACAATCTGGTATGGTGATGGCTATTGTTGGTGAGTCTGGGTCCACGCCCTCCATCAGCATGTCGCGCATCATCGGGCCCTTTAACATCCCTCAA GTGAGCCACTTTGCCACTTGTGCATGCCTGTCCGATAAGCAGCAGTACCCGAGTTTCTTCAGAACAATCCCCAGTGACCAGTTCCAGGCTGACGCGCTGGCCAAGCTGGTAAAACACTTTGGCTGGACTTGGATAGGTGCTGTCCGGTCAGATTCGGACTATGGCAACAATGGCATGGCGTCTTTCCTGGACGCAGCGCACAAAGAGGGGATCTGTGTGGAGTACTCTGAATCTTTCTATCGGACCCACCCACGTAACAAGATCCAGAGGGTAGCTGACGTTATCCGCAG GTCGACAGCTATGGTCATTGTGGCGTTTACAACCTCTGGAGATCTGATGATTCTGCTGGAGGAGCTGTCGCTCGAGCCTTCTCCACCTCGCCAGTGGATAGGCACAGAGTCCTGGGTAACCGACCCCGACATGCTGAGGTTCAAGTTCTGTGCCGGAGCCGTTGGATTTGGGACTGAGCAATCTGTCATCCCAGGTCTGAGAGACTTCCTGCTGGATCTCTCTCCCCCTAAAGTGGCTGCCTCTCCGGTGCTTACTGAGTTCTGGGAGGATACATTCAACTGCAGGCTGGGAACAA gcACTGCCAcagacaagagtgtgtgtgatggaacTGAAGACATAGAGACGATCCAGAGCCCGTACACTGACACATCTCAGCTGAGAATCACTAACATGGTGTACAAGGCTGTTTATGCAATAGCACATGCCATTCATAATGCAGTGTGTCAGGAAACCAATTCTATAACTCAGTGTGACAAATTTGCCAGGATAGAGTCCAAAAAG GTCCTGACGCAGCTGAAGAAAGTCAGTTTTTCCCAAAATGGTTATGATGTGTCATTTGATGCCAATGGGGATCCTGTGGCCACATACGAGCTGGTTAATTGGCAAAAAAGTGAGAGTGGCAGCATTGAGATGGTGACAGTAGGGCACTACAATGCATCACTACCGGTGGGCCAGGAGTTCCGTATAAACAGGAACCTCACCTGGGTGGAGGATGGCACACAA GTGCCTGTGTCAGTGTGCACTGACAGCTGTCCTCCAGGAACTCGTAAAGTGTTGCGGAAAGGAAAGCCCATCTGCTGTTATGATTGTATATTGTGCCCTGAGGGAGAGATTAGCAATGCTACAG attcccCTGATTGTTTCCCTTGCCCCAAGGAGTTCTGGCCTAATGCAGAGAGAGACACTTGTCTCCCCAAGCCTGTAGAGTTTCTTTCCTTCAACGAGGTCCTAGGAATCATCTTGGCTGCATTCTCAGTCGGTGGCGCCTGTCTTGCCATTATAACAGCGGCTGTGTTTTATCATCACAGGAAATCCCCGATTGTCAGGGCCAACAACTCTGAGCtgagcttcctgctgctcttctccctgACTCTATGTTTCTTATGTTCATTAACTTTCATTGGAGCACCCTCTGAGTGGTCCTGCATGCTGCGCCACACAGCGTTCGGGATCACCTTCGTCCTCTGTATGTCTTGTGTTCTTGGAAAAACAATAGTAGTGTTAATGGCCTTCAAAGCTACACTCCCAGGTAGTAATGTCATGAAATGGTTTGGTCCTCCGCAGCAAAGAATGACTGTAGTATCTTTCACGTTCATTCAAGTCTTAATATGTACTATTTGGTTGGTTCTTAGTCCTCCTTTTCCAATGAAAAACCTAACCACATACAAGGAGAGAATCATCCTAGAGTGTGCATTAGGCTCAGCTATTGGGTTCTGGGCTGTGCTCGGGTACATCGGCCTACTAGCTGTCTTTTGCTTTGTGTTAGCTGTCCTAGCCCGGAAACTACCTGACAATTTTAATGAAGCCAAGCTGATCACCTTCAGCATGCTGATATTCTGTGCAGTCTGGATCACCTTTATCCCAGCATATGTCAGCTCTCCTGGGAAGTTCACTGTGGCTGTGGAGATATTTGCCATTTTGGCCTCCAGTTTTGGACTAATACTGTGTATATTTGCTCCAAAGtgtttcatcattttgtttAAGCCAGAGAAGAACACCAAGAAACATTTAATGAACAAAAATGTATGCTAA